From Maniola jurtina chromosome 7, ilManJurt1.1, whole genome shotgun sequence:
CCTGGTTTAAAAAAACAGCCTTCGAAATGAGATAAGTATAATGAAGATGAAAGTGCGCTTAGGTACCCAGTCGAAGTTTTCGATCGTTCATACTGAAAAACTGTTATAGTGATTACCTAAATATagtgagtaggtattttaaataaaataatgatactTTTGTTTTATATGCTTTCCTATCTACCTATAACATTTTCACAATTTACCACATTTCAGGCGCTATGTTTCGATTACAATTCGACGCTACATAACTaccaaacatttttataaaaacgaactatttaaaacaaattcCTTTATCACCCTTATCATTGACGCTTTAAGTTCATTTTCGTATAACGCTTTTCATAATCAGCTTGATACTAAACAACTTTTATTTGCTGCTCAATCGTTCCTATTGTGAATACTAATAAGATTCTTTTTTCTATAACTAAGGTTGTTTTAATGCTGGTTTTCACGCAGGTTGTTGGCTGTTTGCACGCGGTTGCCATGGCAACTGTCGGGGCATCTGAAACTTGGCGTGGTCAAGTGATTCGACCAGCGGTCATTGACtcaattattttacatttacatgtacctacctacctagatttaTTTTATGGTTGTGTTTAATGAGTGTGTTGGCCTAAACTCTAAgggttgctaagtaaaaaaaaaccggccaagtgcgagtcagactcaggcactgagggttccgtgctcgggtattttttccaatatatCGGGTATtttagcacgataaatcaaaaactattatgcataaatataaataaaaatctgtttaagaatgtacaggtaaagccctttcatatatacCCCacagataccccacttggtatagttatcttactttgaaaattgaaataagtacattttaattttttttaatgatataaccacaaattcgcggttttcagatttattcctgtacttgtgctaagacctacctacttaccaaatttcatgattctaggtcaacgggaaataccctataggtttcttgacagacacgacagacggacagacagacagacaacaaagtgatcctataagggttccgtttttccgtttgaggtacggaacccataaaAATCGTCCTATActtacttcatcatcatcaacaacccgtCGCCGACTCATTACCTGATCaggggtcttctctcagaatgaaaagggtttgatCACagaccaccacgctggccaagtgcgcattggcagactactttgagaacattacggagaactctcaggcatgcgggtttTCTTACGGTGTTTTTGTTCAATgttaaagcaagtcatatttaattgcttaaaatttaaaatgcatatattactccgaaaaattaagagtgcatgcccaggatcgaattttgaacgggaagctggaagaaatctctgtttagagataagcatctcaaatgtatattattactttgtaacttCAATTTTggtacttgaaaaaaaaaaaattgaacccCGGACACTTTTTTTGGTTTGGTTGATTTTTCCAACGAAAATTACATAGAACGAAgttatatatataattaataacaTCGCTGGTTTTTCATGTCATGAAGTAAAGTTTCCATACAGAAGTTTTAAGTTAGTAACAAACCAGTGTAGCTGCATAGTTTTGCTATTCGATAGTAGATGGCgataatcaattaaaaaaaaaaagaagttcgATGTTCAGATGCtttttattttccttaaatCTATAATGAAAGTAATAAAAACTACGTTAAATACAATTTCGATTATATGATTCATTGTATGAATGcgattttatcaattttttcaaatttttgttttGAACCTATTGGTCgaaggtagtaggtacctattaaaaaatttcacagtaaaacatacaaaaaaaatatggagaaataggtaagtaatattatttaattttatatcatttttatctaaaatCTATTACAGAGTGGACTAGTTTTAGAATTTATAGGTATCTTACAAAATACATTGACAAGTGCTAAAGTGCCGAAATATTACTTGCAAATGTTTTTccattaaataagtaataaaggCGTGTCTACACTATAAACAGTTTTTTACATCAGGATTTGTACAGccgtattatttattttttacatcacTAAGCATAAAAGGAACAAAaggaattttaattttgtttagtataaagaataaaaattaagttgtattaaaaaaagattcgCAATGAAAATGACACGTTACGCCATCTAGCGACACGCACAtagtttaacaaaaaaatattttcgcaaGTTTATGGATTATTTAACAACTCATAAACAATAAAGGCtgcaaaatctaaatacatacctatattttttgatACAATAACAAACATTAAGTTTATTATTGTGTGctattacttttactttacttgatTTTTGATAGAGAAAAAGATTGAGTAAATTAGTTAGAGATTTGTACAAATTACActtgtcaaaattattataatattatttttaaatgcgaGGACTAAGATATTGGCACTACAATGATAACTAAAGagtttcaatatattttttatcttaactAAAATACAGTTCGCGccaaaaaattgaatttgtgcagtacctaggtatttacctaTATATGAAACTGCAAATACTCATAGTACCCAGGCCTAGTCACCGCCCACTTTTTTGGCACGTACTGTAATATAGAGTGGAACGTAGAATTAGattaatacttattttaatattattttatttcacaagcAAATGCCAATATGAAGTACGACACATTTTCAACACGTTTTCTCCAATAAATACACTTACAGCGATGAGAATGttagcattattattattatagtttatttttattattaaaaatgtatttttaaataaaaaacttaattaatgttttaataggtatgaattttaatgaaaaaaatgatTAGTAAAGTTTAATCATGTGCCTACATGTGCATGTGTCCACGCTCGTTGTTTTTTTTCGATGATAGAAAAATTATAGTCAATAGATACTCATATAAAGAGTTACTAGTCATTTATTAGAcagtatttttttcaaattttttatttagttttgttaaggaaaaatacttttttttaacaattttcatCTTCATCTGATCTGAGACTGAACTTTATTAAATTCTACTTGATTTTTTACCTCTTTCTTTCATACAATATTATTCGTTATCATAATTTTGTACCTAGATGGACATACAACGAATAATCAGGAAACATATTGCTAAAATTCTTTAGTTGTTGAGAAAGTTAATACCGTTACTTGCAAAAAGCGAGGGTGGACTGCATTTTCCATTCTATAAGATAGGcagttatattttgtaaatgctTACGTTCTTTCTTCTTCGAATTATCTTACTGACTAGTTTTACACTACgtaattttgatgattttagAATAGGGTTTAGTGCGTTAGAATATCTATGCTAAGGCTTAAAACTAAAATGCTGTTTGACGGTTCGtccataaaaatgaaaaaaaaatcgttatttCACGACTTAACAGCATAGACCAAATAAAGAAGCTAAACAGgcaaaatcaaacaaaaatccGAATTCAAATGAAGATGCCGATAActataaaaactttttacttGCGCAATCAACAATGCTTTTGGTATATTATCCGCGATAGTTACAAAAACGCTTTTTCGCGAGCCAACTCTCTTTTTTATTGGGTCTGTGCTACAACTGCTAAACATATATATTTTcttaaccataataatattataaaaagacaaTCATAATAAATTTGATTGTTTGACAGCCTAAGACTTAGTACACACGATGTAGTAAATAGGTGTTCACTCAAACTTCACAGCGAAGCTAATcttaaaataacacaaaaaatacagtttataaaaaataaatacttgttGTAAATAGGTCACGTTCAtggttaattttataatcaacTGTTCACTAGAGTAGTTGTAGAAAAGAATCATTATCACGAGATAGGTTTATTAACTTTGTGATTGGCATTTAGAATTAGGTCAAGTTgaagatataaaaaaatcgtgataaaaattaattaatttaaacaagtgACAGAAATGAATATCTAAAACCTTctgaaatattaaaatctttaattacATATAAACTGAATTGTAAATCTGCTGATTATAAATTTTCCTATGCACGTCTAggctaaattaaataaagattcTTTGCATAATTGGGTGGGCCTTGTGGAAAATAAGATACATCATAACGCCACCTTTAGACGTTAaagcaaaagaaaaagaaaagcaCGCAAATTTTTAACGGTGACAATATAATCGAAAGTGttgcacatttttttaaacgacAAAAAAAGACAACCAAAAGTAAAGCATAAAAAGAAACGCTTGCGGAAGTGCTAAAAGTATTAGGAATTCGAAGCGTAAAGATAAGATTCAAATTGAAAGGAACTTACGAAATGAATATTTCAATCTCATTGGGGTTTAATGCAACGGGATTTTTGAGTCTCATAACCGATTTACGAATTTGTTATATAAACGTTATATCGATTCAGGCGTTATTGTCGTCACTGATAGTGATATCATATCTTTAAAGAAAACAAAAGTTAactgaaaactttttaatacataatattggaCGTGTTTtctgaaaaatatttcatcCCACTGCGACTGGTATGTCTGGTGCGGTGGTAATCCAGAAAAGCTACATCAACCTTACAATTTcatcattattacaatttcaattGTTTTGATAGGCTAAATTTATGGCatttttgctgcaacaatgcataTAAGAATATGAACCAATAGTATCTAAGTGGCTGCGTAGGTATGTATCggccaatcagagatgattgcaaTCGTCACACTTTTGTGATATGCTATTATCACCCAGCTATAATCTATTTTTGCATAATACGTATTTAAATTTTACCTTGCGGGATGGAACGTTCTTCAAAAAATACATCCATTTTACGAATCTGAGGTAGAACCAAGAAGCGAAGTCCAAATATGAAAAGTCGTAAATCAGTCATGAGGATTCGCTACAGACTACCAAATACCGCGTGTAGGTCGAGGTAGCACCACAGGAGCTGGTGGAGGCATCATATCGAACTCTTCCACTATGGTCTTAGGATGTAGAGCGCTTATGTTATTATCTACGGTGTAGGTCCTAGCATGTGTATGGACTAGGGCTGGTGGTGCGTCGTTGACGAGCCATTCGTCCTTGTCCCGCAGTCGCTTGCGTCGGGCGACTTGTCTGTCGCGCAAGTGCTGCAGTCGCGAGAGATGGGCGTTGATCTGTTGAGGACTGAGGCCGGTTCGTCCGGAGCGGAGGACTTTGACGTTGTATTGGTATGAGCCTTCGGGGTCGCGCCGGTTCCATCGGTAACTGGAAATGAAAGAAGAACATGGTTTTAGTATGTAAACTTGGCCAGTAAAGAACTGGAGTCCTAAGTTAAATCTCTAACAATATTATTGCTCCTACTTCTTAACGATTGTATGGCAAATCAGTACCAGTAAAACGCGAACAGTTCTCATCAATTATAAGTactaaactgaaaaaaaaaccatccaAAGCTGGATGCTACATACCCTGGGAATGGTCTCTTGAGCTTCCTCTGCGCGTTAGGCCGGGATCGCTTCCTCAGTTCATTGGGTCGTAAGTCGTAAAATCTCGGGTTGTTGCGAATCGGGTTCTTCTGGACTCGTCGCGGATTCGAATGCAGGTCGTAGGATTTCGGGCTCAGCACAGGATTGCTCGTGACGTCATTCGTCCTAGGATCGTCCTCTTCCCTGCTGACACTTGGAACTGTGATCTCATTGATCTTTCCCATACGTTGGTACCTTCGGCGAAGGTTTTTCAGTTTCGACTGAGGAACCTTCTTCAGTTTCGTTTGGCAGATGAATTGTCGGGGTTCGAAGCAGCTCTTCGGTGCCCAcctgtaaataaaaatgtaagggACTTTGAATAAAAAGGTTCGATCGGACCGCGCGCCAGAAGGATTATGGAATGAGGAGTTTAAACAGAGAACTGTAGAGTTGCTAAGCTGCTATAATGTCCAGTTGGATCTAGGACTTCTGTAGACTGatggtatcataatattttgatttgaggATGCATATAATTATTAGGTGTCGATTTACCCAAAGGAGTATAAACGCTGCGCCAGTGTACCTATGTAGATAGTCAGTAGCTGTACCGCTACGGCGTACGTACTGTGTCTTTATCacaaactagcgacccgccccggcttcgcacgggtggacactaccacgaaaaatcctatctattttccgggataaaaatagcctatacggattcggaagaatccctctaagtaatggtaaaagaaattttgaaatcggtccagtagtttttgagcctattcaatacaaacatacgaAAATACATagttttcctctttataatattagtatagatatagatgacAAAACTGTGAACATGAACAAATGAAAAAATGTGAACGTACGACCATAACCCAAACATCTCAAGGGCAAAAAGTATTTTAGCATTTTTAGCTCTATCTATCGCTAGTAATTGATATTAGTGATATTAGCATtagcatctatactaataaataaaattggagtgtctgtctgtaatttcgaaataactacctcatattaagctcatatggttatttgaacgataccaacactgaatcacacgtttttaaaatttttgtctgtctgtctgtctgtctgtctgtctgtctgtctgtctgtttgaaaaggctaatctttggaacggctgaaccgattttgacgggattttcacagacaagtagaggattgaccagggcgtaaaataggctacttttttaaccgactttcgaaaagggagttgtgtttttctacctatgtacaccgaaatctccgagatttctgaaccgatttgcgtaattttttttttaatcgatagaggaactgtgtgacattgtttcataaaaaaattggattccaactcctcaatcctgatgctgcaggggatctggccaatccacgcgggcgaagctgcgggcatcagctagtaataaataagtacgaGACACGAGTTTCGTGTATATAATAGTTGACTAGTTGAATGAACTTCCTCTAGGCAGTAAATGTAATTCTTATTATAATCGATCGTTGTTACCAATTAGTGGACAACCGATattcaaaaatacttattaaagagtttccacgggatttgtcGTTTGTACACGATCAAATTCATATATACTTCTTTAAGTACTAAAACTGAACCGCGATGTTTTGAACACGTGGCGCCATCTAGTTTCATAAGgataaactaatatctatctcTGAGTACGAACTTATAAGCTTGTGGCATGGTCGGAAAAAGGTGGAAAAGGTTGAGAAATTATTGGAAAGGTGAATAAAACTGGTTAAGTGCGAGatggactcgcatacgaagggttccgtaccatcgaagaagatattttaatattttatgtgcaacacagcaaCTTATTGACAACAGATCTCTCTTTATTTGATtgagtaaataatttttttttgtgagcactttttaattttttttgtgatgtaaccacaaattatctgttttcggatttatttctttacttgtgctataagaacctACCCagcaaatttcgtgattctaggtcaacgggaagtaccctatatgttttcttgacagacacgacggacggatggacagatagacagacaataaagtgatcctataagggttttttctttttgaggtacggaactctaaaaataataattttcgcCTGGACGTGATTTTTTCCTTCGGTATGGTAAACCTGGAGATTGGCATAGATAGGCATTATAATTATGCTAGCTAGGAATGTATTAGCTCTGCCTgaccagaaatataaaaaacttgcaCTGCACAACAGGTACTAAAAGCCTTGGTAATAGGCAAATTAGATCCACTTCACattaatagttttttaaaatttctggtcaggctatactttatttaaatgCAGTCATTGATAGTAAACTCTTAGAACTATACATACGAATAATGAACTAAAAAATCAATCAACCGCGactcagactcgcacacgaagggttccgtaccatttatttttattttcatggcaaacatttagaaaattttattatttgttatatagatttgttgttatagcggcactAGAAATACAtgtttaagaaaaaatttaacTCCTTACCTATCACGGTTCATGAGTTACAACCgttacagacaaacagacggatagacggacggacagacggactgcggaggcttagtaatcgACATCCTTcgtgtacagaaccctaaaaaaacgaGGCCTTGTGATCTCAGTTTGGCATTCTTTTGTCATCTCATCACGGATTCAACGGTCGAATTACAAACGTTCAAACTGAATACCAATACTGCTCCACTTAGTTTTCTAAGTAGTCAGCGCTCAGCAGACGACCGCTAAGCGCTAAGTATATCATTATAAAGTACTTGTAGTACAATAGTTACCACCCAGCAAGTAACAGGCGAGGACAATCGATGCAAAACGGTTTAATCAGATCAATTGAGAAAGGTGATTGTAAACTCGCGTCTCGTCGTAAATGCGAATTGGCGTGTGGGTCAACTCGTTTGacatttaatttacactctTTGAAAAGATGATACAATGAATAAAGTAACGCCCAGAATTTGTAACATATTTCAAACCAGTACCTAATGACGTTTGgggacaagtcgagatggcaatcggggtggggacgccgggcacacccgcacatcacccgcgctattCCGCACGAGTTCCAGTTTGGAACATTTTTCTGAACTGGAACCCATTCCCTCCCGAATTCCCTCCCgccataccccgattgccatgtcaacctgtcgcgtactatagatctATAGAAAAGTTATAACAATGATACATTTTTTAGTTATCttaatcgtcatcatcatcgttaacaGATAGACGTTTAAGGCTGGACATAGATATGCCACGGAATGGTAGGGACACGGCATGCTCTAGCGAGCGTCTCgtctgaatccagtggctccgtgcgactcgtttgatgtcgcctGTCCAGTGGAAGTGGTAGCCACCTTCCGTACCACCTAAGTTCCTCTACTGCCCACTAGATGGAGCCACACACATGTGTAAAGTCGCCATTCTAACAGTTTGCAACCCCCAATAGGTTTTTCCTATTCCTTGCCGTGCCCTATTCATTGCCGTTTCAGCTTCATTACTCTGGTCCTCCTctaatctcctcatttctgtaTTGATCACGTATACAAACTCCAAGTAtaagctctctccatcgcctgctgagtgactctaagctttcttaGGCGCTTATTTCatgaatttaaaattgtattattttactaaacacttaaaatataatTCTTAGAATAACAACGCAGATAATGGCTCTTCAAAAAAATGCCATATAGGTAGGTGTACCTTCTATGGTAAACCTGTCTGTTgtcatcaataaaaatatacacatTGTAATGTCATATTTCCGGCCGCCATTGTTGAAAGTGAAGCATTGGCTCTgcgtaaaaaatattctataaaTTCAATTTACACAAGTTAGTAGTGGTTGGTGCGATAAAAACTTAGAATATTATGTGATTCACAAGTGAAAACGTTTTCAAAGCAAAAGGAGTGGaggaaatataaaattttttgtgttttagtgAAATCCGTTACAAGATCGAAATGTCAACAAAAATCGATGAAAACTGTTGAAAACGCCACAAATATTACGATAAATACAGACTATTTCTTATAAaatctacttaaataatataaaaatacataaatatagtgGCAAAAGAAGATAATATGAGACTTTTCGTGTTTTAGTGAAATCCATTACAAGGTTAAAATGTCAACAAAAACGACCGAAAACATCACAAATATTACGATACATAAAGACTAATGCtgtgaaaatttatttaaatagcataaaagtattaaaatagtGCCAAGACAAGAAAATACTAgactttttgtgttttagtGACATTCGATACAACTCTGTTACAACTGGAAATTAAGTTCATAGTGCCAactttaaagaaaattatataaaaaataagaaagctGGGGACTAAACCTATTAAAAACTGATATAATAACTGATATAATAAGtgattaattaaactaaaaacaattaaaagtgTATAATAAAACATTCTAAGTTTTCAAATTGTGAAGGTgggcaaaaaataaaattggactCATAACGTCACGTTACATCTCTGTGGGTACATCATACACAACATCAAACCAACTGAATATTCCAGTTCAATATTTCACCGACATGCTTAAGTGAATCGCTGGCTCAGTTAAACTAAGCTCGGATTACTATACCTAAACAACAAGAACCCTGGTTCGAATCCcagtgacaaaaaaaaaaaaaaaaaaaagaagttaaaTAAAGGAacgaattataaaaaaagaaaaaaaaaaaaaaaaaaaaaaaaagaaaaaaaaaaaagaaaaaaaagaaaaataaaaaaaaaaaaaagaaaatcttatCTTCCAGGGTTCTTACTTATCAACGAGCATACAGGGTACACATTCAGCAGCGCGATTCTATAAAAGTCTACAATCATGGAGGACATTAAACGTATACTTAAAACTATTCAAAATGACATCAGCGAAACTAAAGAAGGCATAAAGAACAGTGAATCTAACGTTCTAAGGAAATTGGATGAAAAGTTCGACGATATGCAGATAAAACTACAAACACTGGAAATTACAGTTCAATCACAAGAATATAGACTAGACTTCATAGAAAAGCATATTAGAGCAAGAAATATTCTCATTTTCGGTATAGAAGAAAAAGAGCGGGGCTATGATGACCTACAAAGAACAATACttcaattatttaattcaactatgaaaataagctGCACAGCGCAAGAAATCGAATATATGAGAAGAAAAGGCAGAAAAAGTGAAAAACCAAGGCCAATTATGGTGACTCTCACTACACTCGGAAGAAAAATAGAAATTTTACGACACAGAAAAACGCTGGACTCgtctagttattatataaaagaaGATTTCCCGCCTAAAGTAttagagaaaagaaaagaattGCAAGAAAAAGTTAGACAGGAGAAAGATAAAGGAAATAGAGCATTCATAAAAtacgataaattaataatacttccacaaaaagaaaaataccaAAAACCTCGTAATAATAAACGCAACCTATCAATATCTCCTCCAAATGTTCAAAACAGCTATACAAgaaaaaacaatgaaaataaaactacatccctacagaaaaaaaataccctCACGTCGTACTGGACTCCTACCCAAGCGATAAACCCTACACGAAACGAAAACTTCTTTTCTCCAGAGCCATCTACAAGCTTCCAAACAAATGTTCAAGATGATTAGCAATTACAACAAAGGAGCCCTCTCCCTCCTCCAACACGGTTGGTCACCGAGGAGGAGTATGACCAAAACCCTCCAGTTATACTCTCCCGAATAAATAAAGATCCATCTCAaaatttatctttaaaaatttGCACATATAATGTAAGGTCGCTCTCATCTATGGAAAGACTCTTAGAATTACAATATGCACTACAAAAAATTCAATTTGATATATTAGCCTTAGCAGAAATTAAAAAGGAAGGATGCAATATCGAAGAGTACCCTGACTACATATTTTACTACAAAGGCGAAATAGCGGGACTACATGGAGTAGGATTCATAGTAAAGAAAAAGCATAAAAGTAGTATTGTTAGCTTCTCCGGACTTTCAGATAGAGTAGCAATGCTGCGGATGAACTTTAATAACACACCCATCTCCATTATCCAAGCCTACGCTCCCACAGAAAATTCAAGTGAAGAAGAAATTACCCAATTTTACAAAACACTAAATAAAGCACACGACGTGgcagataaaaatattatattattaggagACTTCAATGCTAAAATTGGAAAACCGAGAAAAAACGAAAAGATGATTATGGGAAATTATGGCTACGGCTCAAGAAGTAAAAGAGGAGAACTTCTAATATCGCATGCTTTCGAACATAAACTCTGTATAGCCaacacatattttaagaaaaaggAAAACCGCCGCTGGACCTGGATGTCACCAGATGGAAACACAAAAAACGAAATAGACTTTGTACTGACAAATCTTATCAAgcagataaaaaatattgaagtacttaataatttcgAATTCCCATCAGATCATAGATTAGTAAGAGCTACATTGGAACTAAAAAGTACCAAAAAATCCAGAAAATCATACAAAACGACACTTCCGCTtcctaataacaattttgaAATAGAAACTTATcgaaagaatttaaaaatatctctAAGCCAATTGGAAGGCAGAAATCTCATCGAAGAAAATTTAACAGTACAGTCTTACTACGATGCCCTAGAAAACGCAATAAAAACAAGCCTTGAACCCAAATCTAAACAAAGTAAACTAAAAAGGGACATTTTAAGTGAAGGAACCAAGACGCTTATAAAAAGACGTACTGAACTACTAACAAAAGAACATAAAGATAAGGACACAAAAAAAGAACTAAGTAACCTATTCAAAATCTCAAACAGAGCGGTAAGAAAGGATTATGAAGATCACAGGAGAaatataatcgaaaaaaatctaGCAAAATATAGAAGTTACAAAAGAGCTCAAAAGGAACTAAAAACACACAAAAATTGGATCCAAGCTCTAAACTCGGgtacaaaagaaataaaaaacagaACAGAATTAATGGACTGTGCTACTAAATTTTACAAAGATTTGTACTCCAAACAAGGACGAGAACAAAATACCACCAGTCAAGACTTAGATGAAGAGACAAGTGACGAATTGGAACCAATTAGTGAAATTGAGACTTTTGAACATATAAAAGCACTAAAAAATGGGAAAAGTGCAGGTCCAGACAACATCCAAAACGaattaataaaacttgca
This genomic window contains:
- the LOC123866960 gene encoding uncharacterized protein LOC123866960, which codes for MEALERRGRVIAIVAIVFIVFWSQCKGVDGHKNHTKMSYVCPPQFIRLGHSCYFFSDTKATWHNALFACKDRDSNLSVPARWEDRNLRNYLNKETVTRASRWIGGIYDYPARAWKWGGELRQMHYQSFSKMKKLSPKELHFQCIAMSPELLYRWAPKSCFEPRQFICQTKLKKVPQSKLKNLRRRYQRMGKINEITVPSVSREEDDPRTNDVTSNPVLSPKSYDLHSNPRRVQKNPIRNNPRFYDLRPNELRKRSRPNAQRKLKRPFPGYRWNRRDPEGSYQYNVKVLRSGRTGLSPQQINAHLSRLQHLRDRQVARRKRLRDKDEWLVNDAPPALVHTHARTYTVDNNISALHPKTIVEEFDMMPPPAPVVLPRPTRGIW